In one window of Dyella thiooxydans DNA:
- a CDS encoding phosphopantetheine-binding protein: MAEQTAAQHELATLVVESLNLETVTPEQIDPDAPLFGGELGLDSIDALEISLAVSKRYGFQLRSDNPDNRQIFSSLRTLSDYIEQQRAH, from the coding sequence ATGGCAGAGCAGACCGCCGCACAACACGAACTGGCCACCCTGGTGGTCGAGAGCCTGAATCTCGAAACCGTCACCCCCGAGCAGATCGATCCCGACGCGCCGTTGTTCGGTGGCGAGCTCGGGCTCGATTCGATCGATGCGCTGGAGATTTCCCTGGCGGTGTCCAAGCGCTACGGATTCCAGCTGCGCTCGGACAATCCGGACAACCGGCAGATTTTTTCCAGCCTGCGGACGCTGTCGGACTACA
- the glmU gene encoding bifunctional UDP-N-acetylglucosamine diphosphorylase/glucosamine-1-phosphate N-acetyltransferase GlmU: MEATALHVIVLAAGEGKRMKSKRAKVLMPVAGRPLLGHVLATARALGPTAIHVVYGHGGEQVREAFAADADLGWVLQAERLGTGHAVAQALVQVPDDARVLVLYGDVPLTRADTLRPLVTAEGLALLTTRLADPFGYGRVLCDEAARVIAVVEEKDASPEERAVNLVNTGIVAADASSLRGWIGRLGRDNAQGEYYLTDIFAMAAAEHRPARSVECADPVEAAGANNPLQLAELEAQYRRRRAGELMLAGVRLADPLRIDVRGTVEAGSDVEIDVDVILEGEVVLGDDVRIGPFSRVHNTRLASGTVVLAHCDLDGLVTHGPCTIGPFARLRPGAELAPGVHVGNFVEIKKATLGIGSKANHLSYIGDAEIGAGVNIGAGTITCNYDGVNKHLTRIGDGAFIGSNSALVAPVSVGANATIGAGSVITKDAPADELTVARGRQLTLSGWQRPTRQTK; encoded by the coding sequence ATGGAAGCCACCGCCCTGCATGTCATCGTCCTCGCCGCCGGCGAAGGCAAGCGCATGAAGTCCAAGCGCGCCAAGGTCCTGATGCCGGTCGCCGGCCGGCCGCTGCTCGGCCACGTGCTGGCCACCGCGCGGGCGCTGGGCCCGACCGCGATCCACGTGGTCTACGGCCACGGCGGCGAGCAGGTGCGCGAAGCGTTCGCCGCCGATGCGGACCTGGGCTGGGTGCTGCAGGCCGAGCGGCTGGGTACCGGCCATGCCGTGGCGCAAGCACTGGTGCAGGTGCCGGACGATGCCCGGGTGCTGGTGCTGTACGGCGATGTGCCGTTGACCCGTGCCGACACCCTGCGCCCGCTGGTGACGGCCGAGGGCCTCGCCCTGCTCACCACCCGCCTGGCCGACCCATTCGGATACGGCCGCGTGCTTTGCGACGAGGCTGCGCGCGTGATCGCGGTGGTCGAGGAGAAGGACGCGAGCCCCGAAGAGCGCGCGGTGAACCTGGTGAATACCGGTATCGTGGCCGCCGATGCGTCGTCGCTGCGGGGCTGGATCGGCCGGCTCGGGCGCGACAACGCGCAGGGCGAGTATTACCTCACCGATATCTTCGCGATGGCGGCAGCGGAGCATCGCCCGGCGCGGTCGGTGGAGTGCGCGGACCCGGTGGAAGCGGCCGGTGCCAACAACCCGTTGCAGCTGGCCGAGCTGGAAGCCCAGTACCGCCGTCGCCGCGCCGGGGAGCTGATGCTCGCGGGTGTGCGTCTGGCCGATCCGCTTCGCATCGACGTGCGCGGGACCGTGGAGGCCGGCAGCGACGTGGAGATCGATGTCGACGTGATCCTCGAAGGTGAGGTGGTGCTCGGCGACGATGTCCGCATCGGCCCGTTCTCCCGCGTGCACAACACGCGTCTGGCGAGCGGTACCGTGGTGCTGGCCCACTGCGACCTTGATGGCCTGGTGACGCATGGCCCCTGCACGATCGGCCCGTTCGCCCGCCTGCGTCCGGGTGCGGAGCTGGCGCCCGGCGTGCACGTGGGCAACTTCGTCGAGATCAAGAAGGCGACGCTGGGCATCGGCAGCAAGGCGAACCACCTGAGCTACATCGGCGACGCCGAGATCGGTGCGGGCGTGAACATCGGCGCCGGCACCATCACCTGCAACTACGACGGCGTGAACAAGCACCTGACCCGCATCGGAGACGGCGCTTTCATCGGCTCGAACAGTGCGTTGGTGGCGCCGGTCAGCGTGGGTGCCAACGCCACCATCGGCGCCGGTTCGGTGATCACCAAGGATGCGCCGGCGGATGAGCTCACGGTGGCGCGCGGCCGCCAGCTCACCTTGTCCGGCTGGCAGCGCCCGACCCGGCAGACGAAGTGA
- a CDS encoding F0F1 ATP synthase subunit epsilon produces MSHTIRVDVVSAEAEIYSGEATMVVATGELGELGITPRHAPLITRLKPGKVVVTEASGEKVDISITGGGILEVQPQVVTVLADSAIRSADIDEQAALEAKRRAEEALANRTDAMEIAEAQAKLAAAITQLQALERLRRTLKH; encoded by the coding sequence ATGAGCCACACCATCCGCGTCGACGTCGTCAGTGCCGAAGCCGAGATCTACTCGGGCGAGGCGACGATGGTCGTTGCCACCGGCGAGCTGGGCGAGCTGGGCATCACCCCGCGCCACGCCCCGCTGATCACCCGCCTCAAGCCCGGCAAGGTCGTCGTGACCGAGGCCAGCGGCGAGAAGGTGGACATCTCCATCACCGGCGGCGGCATCCTCGAAGTGCAGCCGCAGGTGGTGACCGTGCTGGCCGACAGCGCGATCCGTTCGGCCGACATCGACGAGCAGGCTGCGCTGGAAGCGAAGCGGCGCGCCGAGGAAGCCCTGGCCAACCGCACCGACGCGATGGAAATCGCCGAGGCGCAGGCCAAGCTGGCCGCGGCGATCACCCAGCTGCAGGCGCTCGAGCGCCTGCGCCGCACGCTCAAGCACTGA
- the atpD gene encoding F0F1 ATP synthase subunit beta — protein MSQGKVVQIIGAVIDVEFPRDQVPQVYDALKIDGTEITLEVQQVLGDGIVRTIALGSTDGLKRGLQARNTGEGIKVPVGKATLGRIMDVLGNPIDEAGPIGEQDRWVIHREAPSYADQAAATDLLETGIKVIDLVCPFAKGGKVGLFGGAGVGKTVNMMELINNIAKAHSGLSVFAGVGERTREGNDFYHEMKDSNVLDKVAMVYGQMNEPPGNRLRVALTGLTMAEYFREEKDASGKGKDVLLFVDNIYRYTLAGTEVSALLGRMPSAVGYQPTLAEEMGVLQERITSTKTGSITSIQAVYVPADDLTDPSPATTFAHLDATVVLSRNIASLGIYPAVDPLDSTSRQLDPNVIGAEHYDVARRVQGTLQRYKELKDIIAILGMDELSEEDKQAVSRARKIERFFSQPFHVAEVFTGSPGKYVPLKETIRGFKMIVDGDVDHLPEQAFYMVGGIDEAIKKAEEMGAKKAA, from the coding sequence ATGAGCCAGGGCAAAGTTGTTCAGATCATCGGCGCGGTCATCGACGTGGAGTTTCCGCGCGATCAGGTGCCGCAGGTGTACGACGCACTGAAGATCGACGGCACCGAGATCACGCTGGAAGTGCAGCAGGTGCTGGGTGACGGCATCGTGCGCACCATCGCGCTCGGCTCGACCGACGGCCTGAAGCGTGGCCTGCAGGCCCGCAACACCGGCGAAGGCATCAAGGTGCCGGTCGGCAAGGCGACCCTCGGCCGCATCATGGACGTGCTCGGCAACCCGATCGACGAAGCCGGCCCGATCGGCGAGCAGGACCGCTGGGTGATCCACCGTGAGGCGCCGAGCTACGCCGACCAGGCGGCCGCGACCGACCTGCTGGAAACCGGCATCAAGGTGATCGACCTGGTCTGCCCGTTCGCCAAGGGCGGCAAGGTCGGCCTGTTCGGCGGCGCCGGCGTGGGCAAGACCGTGAACATGATGGAGCTGATCAACAACATCGCGAAGGCGCACTCGGGTCTGTCCGTGTTCGCCGGCGTGGGTGAGCGTACCCGCGAGGGCAACGACTTCTACCACGAGATGAAGGACTCCAACGTTCTGGACAAGGTCGCGATGGTGTACGGCCAGATGAACGAGCCGCCGGGCAACCGTCTGCGCGTGGCGCTGACCGGCCTGACCATGGCCGAGTACTTCCGCGAAGAGAAGGACGCGTCCGGCAAGGGCAAGGACGTGCTGCTGTTCGTCGACAACATCTACCGCTACACCCTGGCCGGTACCGAGGTGTCCGCGCTGCTCGGCCGCATGCCGTCGGCGGTGGGCTACCAGCCGACCCTGGCCGAGGAAATGGGCGTGCTGCAGGAGCGCATCACCTCGACCAAGACCGGCTCGATCACCTCGATCCAGGCCGTGTACGTGCCCGCGGACGATCTGACCGACCCGTCGCCGGCGACCACCTTCGCCCATCTGGACGCGACCGTGGTGCTGAGCCGCAACATCGCCTCGCTGGGTATCTACCCGGCGGTGGATCCGCTGGACTCGACCAGCCGCCAGCTCGATCCGAACGTGATCGGCGCCGAGCACTACGACGTCGCCCGTCGCGTGCAGGGCACCCTGCAGCGCTACAAGGAGCTGAAGGACATCATCGCGATCCTCGGCATGGACGAGCTCTCCGAAGAAGACAAGCAGGCCGTGTCGCGTGCCCGCAAGATCGAGCGCTTCTTCTCGCAGCCGTTCCACGTGGCCGAAGTGTTCACCGGCTCGCCGGGCAAGTACGTGCCGCTGAAGGAAACCATCCGCGGCTTCAAGATGATCGTGGACGGCGACGTCGACCACCTGCCGGAGCAGGCGTTCTACATGGTCGGCGGCATCGACGAGGCAATCAAGAAGGCTGAGGAGATGGGCGCCAAGAAGGCCGCCTGA
- the atpG gene encoding F0F1 ATP synthase subunit gamma, producing MASGREIKTKIKSTQNMRKVTRALEMVSASKIRKAQDLMKASRPYARLMRKMIAHVAQASTDFNHPFLTERENVARVAYVVVSTDRGLCGGLNSNLFRRLLPAIQEWQAKGVAVDVVAIGQKAVQFFRRIKGVNLIGSVTHLGEKPKLESLVGVIKVAMDAYTEGKLDRLFLAYNDFVNTMTQKPTVDALLPLPLVATEMEGSAGIALSQTHDWDYIYEPDAATVLEHVLGRYIESVVYQSTLENLASEHAARMVAMKSASDNANKVIGDLTLVYNKARQAAITQEISEIVGGAAAV from the coding sequence ATGGCTAGCGGCCGCGAAATCAAAACCAAGATCAAGAGCACGCAGAACATGCGCAAGGTGACGCGCGCGCTCGAAATGGTCTCGGCCTCGAAGATCCGCAAGGCGCAGGACCTGATGAAGGCCTCGCGTCCGTATGCGCGCCTGATGCGCAAGATGATCGCCCACGTGGCCCAGGCCAGCACGGACTTCAACCACCCGTTCCTGACCGAGCGCGAGAACGTGGCGCGCGTGGCCTACGTGGTGGTTTCGACCGACCGCGGCCTGTGCGGCGGCCTGAACTCCAACCTGTTCCGCCGCCTGTTGCCGGCGATCCAGGAGTGGCAGGCCAAGGGCGTCGCGGTGGATGTCGTTGCGATCGGCCAGAAGGCGGTGCAGTTCTTCCGTCGCATCAAGGGCGTCAACCTGATCGGCAGCGTGACCCACCTGGGCGAGAAGCCGAAGCTGGAGAGCCTGGTCGGCGTGATCAAGGTGGCGATGGACGCCTACACCGAAGGCAAGCTGGACCGCCTGTTCCTGGCCTATAACGACTTCGTCAACACGATGACGCAGAAGCCGACCGTGGACGCGCTGCTGCCACTGCCGCTGGTCGCCACCGAGATGGAAGGCTCGGCCGGCATCGCGCTGTCGCAGACCCACGACTGGGACTACATCTACGAGCCCGACGCGGCCACTGTGCTGGAGCACGTGCTGGGTCGCTACATCGAGTCGGTGGTGTACCAGTCCACGCTGGAGAACCTGGCCAGCGAGCATGCCGCGCGCATGGTGGCGATGAAGAGCGCGTCGGACAACGCGAACAAGGTCATCGGCGATCTGACGCTGGTCTACAACAAGGCCCGCCAGGCTGCGATCACCCAGGAAATCTCGGAGATCGTCGGCGGCGCCGCGGCAGTCTGA
- the atpA gene encoding F0F1 ATP synthase subunit alpha: protein MSSTTLNPSEISELIKNRIEQFKLGAEARNEGTIISVSDGIVRIHGLADVMQGEMIELPGNAYALALNLERDSVGAVVLGEYQHLKEGDTARTTGRILEVPVGPELLGRVVDALGNPIDGKGPINAKVNAPIEKVAPGVIWRKSVDQPVQTGYKSVDSMIPIGRGQRELIIGDRQTGKTALAIDAIINQKDSGIFSIYVAIGQKRSSIANVVRKLEENGALANTIVVVASASESAALQYIAPYAGCAMGEYFRDRGQDALIVYDDLSKQAVAYRQISLLLKRPPGREAYPGDVFYLHSRLLERAARVNEEYVEKFTNGEVKGKTGSLTALPIIETQAGDVSAFVPTNVISITDGQIFLETDLFNAGIRPAVNAGISVSRVGGAAQTKIVKKLSGGVKLALAQFRELAAFAQFASDLDPATRAQLDRGQRVTELMKQAQYAPLSIAELALSVYAAEKGYLDDLPVNKVLAFEKGLHAFFHQNHGELMKKIVATGDWNGEIEATFKSAMDEYKKTGSW, encoded by the coding sequence ATGTCCAGCACCACCTTGAACCCGTCCGAGATCAGCGAGCTGATCAAGAACCGCATCGAGCAGTTCAAGCTCGGCGCGGAGGCCCGCAACGAGGGCACGATCATCAGCGTGTCCGACGGCATCGTGCGCATCCACGGCCTGGCCGACGTGATGCAGGGCGAAATGATCGAGCTGCCGGGCAATGCCTACGCCCTGGCCCTCAACCTTGAGCGCGACTCCGTCGGCGCCGTGGTGCTCGGTGAGTACCAGCACCTGAAGGAAGGCGACACCGCCCGCACCACCGGTCGCATCCTCGAGGTGCCGGTCGGTCCGGAGCTGCTGGGTCGCGTGGTGGACGCGCTGGGCAACCCGATCGACGGCAAGGGTCCGATCAACGCCAAGGTCAACGCGCCGATCGAGAAGGTCGCGCCGGGCGTGATCTGGCGCAAGTCGGTCGACCAGCCGGTGCAGACCGGCTACAAGTCGGTTGACTCGATGATCCCGATCGGCCGCGGCCAGCGCGAGCTGATCATCGGCGACCGTCAGACCGGCAAGACCGCGCTGGCGATCGACGCGATCATCAACCAGAAGGATTCGGGCATCTTCTCGATCTACGTCGCGATCGGCCAGAAGCGCTCGTCGATCGCCAACGTGGTGCGCAAGCTGGAAGAGAACGGTGCGCTGGCCAACACCATCGTGGTAGTTGCCTCCGCCTCCGAGTCGGCCGCGCTGCAGTACATCGCGCCGTACGCCGGTTGTGCCATGGGCGAGTACTTCCGCGACCGCGGCCAGGACGCGCTGATCGTGTACGACGATCTGTCCAAGCAGGCCGTGGCCTACCGCCAGATCTCGCTGCTGCTGAAGCGTCCGCCGGGCCGCGAAGCCTACCCGGGTGACGTGTTCTACCTGCACTCGCGTCTGCTCGAGCGCGCCGCGCGCGTCAACGAGGAGTACGTCGAGAAGTTCACCAACGGCGAAGTGAAGGGCAAGACCGGTTCGCTGACCGCGCTGCCGATCATCGAGACCCAGGCCGGCGACGTGTCCGCGTTCGTGCCGACCAACGTGATCTCGATCACCGACGGCCAGATCTTCCTTGAGACCGACCTGTTCAACGCCGGCATCCGCCCGGCCGTGAACGCCGGTATCTCGGTGTCGCGCGTGGGTGGTGCGGCGCAGACCAAGATCGTCAAGAAGCTCTCCGGTGGCGTGAAGCTGGCACTGGCGCAGTTCCGCGAGCTGGCGGCCTTCGCGCAGTTCGCCTCGGACCTCGATCCGGCCACCCGCGCCCAGCTGGACCGCGGCCAGCGCGTGACCGAGCTGATGAAGCAGGCGCAGTACGCGCCGCTGTCGATCGCCGAGCTGGCGCTGTCGGTGTACGCGGCCGAGAAGGGCTACCTCGACGACCTGCCGGTGAACAAGGTGCTGGCGTTCGAGAAGGGCCTGCACGCGTTCTTCCACCAGAACCACGGCGAGCTGATGAAGAAGATCGTCGCCACCGGTGACTGGAACGGCGAGATCGAGGCGACCTTCAAGTCCGCGATGGACGAGTACAAGAAGACCGGTAGCTGGTAA
- a CDS encoding F0F1 ATP synthase subunit delta, with translation MAQAITLARPYARAAFELAHGAGALGTWSEALAFAAAVARDPQVAGFGNDPRVQPAQLAALHLPQGMASDSPFGQFLAEMAEHRRMALLPEVAELFEDYKREAESQLLVKVTSAMALDAAQAEQLKASLKRRFKREIELETQVDPSLLGGVVIDTGSEVIDGSARGRLEKLASALAH, from the coding sequence ATGGCCCAGGCAATCACTCTCGCCCGTCCCTACGCCCGCGCCGCCTTCGAGCTGGCACATGGCGCGGGTGCGCTGGGCACCTGGTCCGAGGCGCTGGCTTTCGCCGCCGCCGTCGCCCGGGATCCCCAGGTCGCCGGCTTCGGCAACGATCCGCGCGTGCAGCCGGCCCAGCTGGCGGCGCTGCACCTGCCGCAGGGCATGGCGTCCGACAGCCCGTTCGGGCAGTTCCTCGCCGAGATGGCCGAGCATCGCCGCATGGCGCTGCTGCCGGAAGTGGCCGAGCTGTTCGAGGACTACAAGCGCGAGGCCGAGTCGCAGTTGCTGGTGAAGGTGACCAGCGCGATGGCGCTGGACGCGGCCCAGGCCGAGCAGCTGAAGGCCTCGCTGAAGCGCCGCTTCAAGCGCGAGATCGAACTGGAGACCCAGGTCGATCCGTCGCTGCTGGGCGGCGTGGTGATCGATACCGGCAGCGAAGTGATTGACGGCTCCGCTCGCGGACGCCTCGAGAAGCTGGCCAGCGCGCTGGCTCACTGA
- a CDS encoding F0F1 ATP synthase subunit B — protein MDINATLIGEMLSFAILIAFTVKFIWPNLTKAIEERQLKIADGLNAAEKARAELKDADAKVADEIRKARQQASEIIDKAQQQANQILDKAKADAVAEITRLKAAAQDDIASMAQRAREELRERVGALAVQGASKIVQREIDPAAHKTLLDQLATEI, from the coding sequence ATGGATATCAACGCCACTCTGATTGGCGAAATGCTCTCGTTCGCCATCTTGATCGCCTTCACGGTCAAGTTCATCTGGCCGAACCTCACCAAGGCGATCGAAGAGCGCCAGTTGAAGATTGCCGACGGCCTCAATGCCGCCGAGAAGGCGCGCGCCGAGCTCAAGGACGCCGACGCCAAGGTGGCCGACGAGATCCGCAAGGCGCGTCAGCAGGCCTCCGAGATCATCGACAAGGCGCAGCAGCAGGCCAACCAGATCCTGGACAAGGCCAAGGCCGACGCCGTCGCCGAGATCACCCGCCTGAAGGCGGCTGCGCAGGACGATATCGCCTCGATGGCGCAGCGTGCCCGCGAGGAGTTGCGTGAGCGCGTGGGCGCCCTCGCGGTCCAGGGCGCGAGCAAGATCGTGCAGCGCGAGATCGATCCGGCCGCGCACAAGACCCTGCTCGACCAGCTCGCGACCGAGATCTAA
- the atpE gene encoding F0F1 ATP synthase subunit C: MEHLVQFAQIQGFTAIALGLIIGFGALGACIGIGIMGSKFLEAAARQPELVPLLQGRMFLLAGLIDAAFLIGVALAMYFAVANPLLGAVLSAAGAGK, translated from the coding sequence GTGGAACATCTCGTTCAGTTTGCACAAATCCAGGGCTTCACCGCGATCGCGCTCGGCCTGATCATCGGTTTCGGCGCGCTGGGTGCCTGTATCGGTATCGGCATCATGGGCTCGAAGTTCCTCGAAGCCGCCGCCCGTCAGCCGGAGCTGGTGCCGCTGCTGCAGGGTCGCATGTTCCTGCTGGCCGGCCTGATCGACGCGGCGTTCCTGATCGGCGTGGCGCTGGCGATGTACTTCGCCGTGGCGAACCCGCTGCTGGGCGCGGTGCTCTCGGCTGCCGGCGCCGGCAAGTAA
- the atpB gene encoding F0F1 ATP synthase subunit A yields the protein MASEPHGGLTEYIQHHLTFLQSSPNGGFWSLHLDSITVSLVLGILACGWFWMKSRRATAGVPGKGQAFVELVLEFVDGQVKDVFHGDRRFLGPLALTVFLWVFLMNAMDLLPVDLLPFITEKFGVGHFRAVPTADLSLTFAMSLTVLVLVIFYSFKAKGFGGFMHELFTAPFGKHPLLWIPNFALNMVELLSKPVSLAMRLFGNMYAGELVFMLIAGLFSAGSWVLFGMGVVGYTVWGLFHILIISIQAFIFMVLTVVYISMAHDHH from the coding sequence ATGGCAAGCGAGCCGCACGGCGGTCTTACCGAATACATCCAGCATCACCTCACGTTTCTGCAGTCATCGCCGAACGGTGGCTTCTGGTCGTTGCACCTGGACTCCATCACCGTTTCGCTGGTCCTCGGCATCCTGGCCTGCGGCTGGTTCTGGATGAAGTCGCGCCGTGCCACCGCCGGCGTCCCCGGCAAGGGTCAGGCGTTCGTCGAGCTCGTGCTGGAGTTCGTCGATGGCCAGGTCAAGGATGTGTTCCACGGCGACCGCCGCTTCCTCGGTCCGCTGGCTTTGACCGTGTTCCTGTGGGTGTTCCTGATGAACGCCATGGATCTGCTGCCGGTCGATCTGCTCCCCTTCATCACCGAGAAGTTCGGTGTCGGCCACTTCCGCGCCGTGCCGACCGCTGACCTCAGCCTGACCTTCGCGATGTCGCTGACGGTGCTGGTACTGGTGATCTTCTACAGTTTCAAGGCCAAGGGCTTCGGCGGCTTCATGCACGAGCTGTTCACCGCGCCGTTCGGCAAGCATCCCTTGCTGTGGATCCCGAACTTCGCCCTGAACATGGTCGAGCTGCTGTCCAAGCCGGTCAGCCTGGCGATGCGACTGTTCGGCAACATGTACGCGGGCGAGCTGGTGTTCATGCTGATCGCCGGCCTGTTCAGCGCGGGCAGCTGGGTGCTGTTCGGCATGGGCGTCGTCGGCTACACGGTGTGGGGTCTGTTCCACATCCTGATCATCTCGATCCAGGCCTTCATCTTCATGGTGCTGACCGTCGTGTACATCTCGATGGCGCACGATCACCACTGA
- a CDS encoding phasin family protein: protein MNQQFTSQAFSYAKQFSDNAFKVHALAVKGIETVASLQFKTFEKQAKISADFLAEAMEVRDVDGFRSLWEKGASLGRDNAERAVSVGQEIFAVTQKTAESIGAVMQEQQQAANEAVAAPVAAAKKAAAK, encoded by the coding sequence ATGAATCAGCAGTTCACCAGCCAGGCGTTCAGCTACGCCAAGCAGTTCTCCGACAACGCGTTCAAGGTCCATGCCCTTGCGGTGAAGGGGATCGAGACGGTTGCCAGCCTCCAGTTCAAGACCTTCGAGAAGCAGGCGAAGATCTCCGCCGACTTCCTTGCCGAGGCGATGGAAGTGCGCGACGTCGACGGCTTCCGCTCGCTGTGGGAAAAGGGCGCCAGCCTGGGTCGCGACAACGCCGAGCGTGCGGTGTCGGTCGGACAGGAGATCTTCGCGGTGACGCAGAAGACCGCCGAGTCGATCGGTGCGGTGATGCAGGAACAGCAGCAGGCTGCCAACGAAGCGGTCGCCGCTCCGGTCGCCGCCGCCAAAAAGGCTGCTGCCAAGTAA
- the queD gene encoding 6-carboxytetrahydropterin synthase QueD encodes MHIFKVFQLEAAHRLPNVPPGHKCSRLHGHSFRIEIHVEGEPDPQLGWVMDFADIKAAFAPLYDQLDHHYLNDIEGLENPTSEMLARWIWQRLGPRLPGLDRVVVHETCTSGASCSSSSF; translated from the coding sequence ATGCATATCTTCAAGGTTTTCCAGCTCGAGGCGGCGCATCGCCTGCCCAACGTGCCGCCCGGCCACAAGTGCTCGAGGCTGCATGGGCATTCGTTCCGCATCGAAATCCATGTCGAGGGCGAGCCCGATCCTCAGCTCGGCTGGGTCATGGACTTCGCCGACATCAAGGCGGCGTTCGCCCCGCTCTACGACCAGCTCGACCACCACTACCTCAACGACATCGAGGGTCTGGAGAATCCGACCAGCGAGATGCTGGCGCGCTGGATCTGGCAACGGCTCGGCCCTCGGCTGCCCGGGCTCGACCGGGTGGTGGTGCATGAGACGTGTACGTCCGGCGCGAGCTGCTCGTCGAGCAGTTTTTGA
- a CDS encoding RNA pyrophosphohydrolase: MIDVDGYRPNVGIVLLNGDGRLFWARRVNRDGWQFPQGGMRSDETPLEAMYRELQEETGLAPEHVEVVGSTRGWLRYRLPHRYVRHHQRPTCIGQKQVWFLLRLVGGEDALKLDACDKPEFDLWRWVDFWYPAAHVVNFKRGVYERALRQFAPLVESLLSMQIGAPPVRDSHGPGKGCAAA; encoded by the coding sequence ATGATCGATGTGGATGGCTATCGTCCGAACGTGGGCATCGTGCTGTTGAACGGCGATGGCCGGCTGTTCTGGGCGCGCCGCGTCAACCGCGACGGCTGGCAGTTTCCACAGGGCGGCATGCGCAGCGACGAAACCCCGCTCGAGGCGATGTACCGCGAGTTGCAGGAGGAGACCGGCCTGGCGCCCGAGCACGTCGAAGTGGTGGGCTCCACCCGCGGCTGGCTGCGCTACCGCCTCCCCCATCGTTACGTGAGGCATCACCAGCGACCGACCTGTATCGGCCAGAAGCAGGTCTGGTTCCTGCTGCGACTGGTCGGCGGCGAAGATGCGCTCAAGCTCGATGCCTGCGACAAACCCGAGTTCGACCTCTGGCGCTGGGTCGATTTCTGGTACCCCGCCGCCCACGTGGTCAACTTCAAGCGGGGCGTATACGAGCGCGCTCTGCGCCAGTTCGCGCCGCTGGTCGAGAGCCTGCTCAGCATGCAGATCGGTGCACCGCCGGTTCGCGACTCGCACGGCCCGGGCAAAGGGTGCGCCGCCGCCTGA
- a CDS encoding DUF6776 family protein — translation MQTHDAARQRARRRWLLVAWPVSLVLAGALAFWLGQSPVQLPLPHGNRAVVKQLQAENEKLKQQVADLRRSQQVADVAMRSLQRSMTEREEQISGLRADLGFYSRLVGGDSQRQGLRIQEVRVQPVAQSNAWNVTLSLTQNVRRGDEIGGKVTITVEGLSDNQVQQLSWDALGDNAQKDGLPFKFRYFQQLHATFVLPAGFRPTRLRIHAAPDQGATADRAVAWGDALNGTITSTRGDSDAQP, via the coding sequence GTGCAGACGCACGACGCCGCCCGGCAGCGGGCGCGCCGGCGCTGGCTGCTCGTGGCCTGGCCGGTCAGCCTCGTGCTCGCGGGCGCTCTCGCATTCTGGCTTGGACAGTCGCCCGTGCAGCTTCCGCTGCCGCACGGCAACCGCGCAGTGGTCAAGCAACTGCAGGCGGAGAACGAGAAGCTCAAGCAGCAGGTGGCCGACCTCCGGCGATCGCAGCAGGTGGCTGATGTGGCGATGCGCTCATTGCAGCGCTCGATGACCGAGCGCGAGGAGCAGATCAGCGGACTGCGCGCCGACCTCGGGTTCTACTCCCGCCTGGTCGGCGGTGACAGCCAGCGACAGGGCCTGCGCATCCAGGAAGTGCGGGTGCAGCCGGTGGCGCAGTCGAACGCGTGGAACGTCACGCTGAGCCTGACCCAGAACGTGCGCCGCGGCGACGAGATCGGCGGCAAGGTCACCATCACCGTGGAAGGGTTGAGCGACAACCAGGTCCAGCAGTTGAGCTGGGATGCACTTGGCGATAACGCGCAGAAGGACGGGTTACCCTTCAAGTTCCGGTACTTCCAGCAACTGCACGCCACGTTCGTACTTCCGGCAGGCTTCCGGCCGACTCGCCTGCGTATCCATGCCGCTCCCGATCAGGGCGCGACCGCTGACCGGGCCGTGGCATGGGGCGACGCACTGAACGGCACCATTACCAGCACCCGAGGGGACAGCGATGCTCAACCGTAA